A part of Variovorax sp. HW608 genomic DNA contains:
- a CDS encoding SHOCT domain-containing protein: protein MSNFWDLIQLLLSTFVLIVYLLILFQIIGDLFRDSELGGGYKVLWIIGLIILPGLTAIVYIIARGRGMAERQRASLARAKSDTDAYIRNVAGKSPAEQIADAKALLDAGTINQQEFERLKAKALS from the coding sequence ATGAGCAACTTCTGGGACCTGATCCAACTGCTGCTGTCGACCTTCGTCCTCATCGTCTACCTGCTCATCCTGTTCCAGATCATCGGCGACCTCTTTCGCGATTCGGAACTGGGCGGCGGCTACAAGGTGCTGTGGATCATCGGCCTCATCATCCTGCCGGGCCTGACGGCGATCGTCTACATCATCGCGCGCGGCCGCGGCATGGCGGAGCGCCAGCGCGCCAGCCTGGCGCGCGCCAAGTCCGACACCGACGCCTACATCCGCAATGTGGCCGGCAAGTCGCCGGCCGAGCAGATCGCCGATGCCAAGGCGCTGCTCGATGCGGGCACCATCAACCAGCAGGAGTTCGAGCGGCTGAAGGCCAAGGCGCTGTCCTGA
- a CDS encoding DUF1049 domain-containing protein, protein MTRYLYIALIVIFAGVVLLFKIQNLESVTVSLLSMSVTLPTSVLVLLVYVLGMFTGGFVLGLLRTWTHKATSR, encoded by the coding sequence ATGACGCGCTATCTCTACATCGCCCTGATCGTGATCTTTGCAGGCGTCGTCCTGTTGTTCAAAATCCAGAACCTGGAGTCGGTGACGGTTTCGCTGCTCTCGATGAGCGTGACCTTGCCCACCTCCGTGCTGGTCCTGCTGGTGTACGTGCTGGGCATGTTCACCGGCGGCTTCGTGCTCGGGCTGCTGCGTACCTGGACCCACAAGGCCACATCGCGCTGA
- a CDS encoding basic amino acid/polyamine antiporter: MPAPKSQQLSLGALIALVVGSMIGSGIFAVPSAFARSSGAAGAFVAWTIAGFGMLMLAFVFQTLSRRRPDLDTGIYAYAREGFGSYLGFASAVGYWIGCCLADVACLVLIKATLGQFFPVFGDGTTAVAIVSASILLWGVHLLVLRGVKQAAALNTIATIAKIVPIVVFIVVAIVGFRADVFALNFWGGEAASLSGVASQVRSTMLVTVFVFVGVEGASVYSRYARRREDVGVATVLGFLGVLSLLVLVTILSYGVLPRPELAALPTPALAGVMAALVGPWGLVFISVGLLISILGNYLSWSLLAAEVLHSAARNQTMPAFLARENANEAPAAALWLTNIVIQVLLLVTWFAEYAFTLALKMTSAMTLIPYLLVAAYGLKLAWTGETYDADPRSAQSVDRVRGAIATAYAMGMLYAGGLKFLLLSAVLYAPGTVLYFLVRREQKARIFTPPEMFVFAALVLAAIAALFALASGAITV; this comes from the coding sequence ATGCCCGCACCGAAAAGCCAGCAGCTTTCGCTCGGCGCCCTCATCGCGCTCGTAGTCGGTTCGATGATCGGGTCCGGCATCTTCGCGGTGCCGTCCGCGTTCGCGCGCTCGTCGGGCGCGGCGGGTGCGTTCGTCGCCTGGACGATCGCGGGCTTCGGCATGCTGATGCTGGCCTTCGTGTTCCAGACGCTCTCGCGCCGCCGGCCCGATCTCGACACCGGCATCTATGCCTATGCGCGCGAGGGCTTCGGCAGCTATCTCGGCTTCGCATCGGCGGTGGGCTACTGGATCGGCTGCTGCCTCGCGGACGTGGCCTGCCTGGTGCTGATCAAGGCCACGCTGGGCCAGTTCTTCCCGGTCTTCGGCGACGGCACGACGGCGGTCGCGATCGTCTCGGCGTCGATCCTGCTGTGGGGCGTGCACCTGCTCGTGCTGCGCGGCGTCAAGCAAGCGGCGGCGCTGAACACCATCGCGACCATCGCGAAGATCGTGCCGATCGTCGTCTTCATCGTGGTCGCCATCGTGGGCTTCAGGGCGGACGTCTTCGCGCTCAACTTCTGGGGCGGCGAGGCCGCGAGCCTGTCCGGCGTCGCGAGCCAGGTCCGCAGCACGATGCTGGTCACGGTGTTCGTGTTCGTCGGCGTCGAAGGCGCGAGCGTCTACTCGCGCTACGCCAGGCGGCGCGAGGATGTCGGAGTCGCCACGGTGCTCGGCTTCCTCGGCGTGCTGAGCCTGCTCGTGCTCGTGACCATCCTGTCGTACGGCGTCCTGCCGCGGCCGGAGCTCGCCGCGCTGCCGACGCCGGCGCTGGCCGGGGTGATGGCCGCGCTCGTGGGACCTTGGGGGCTGGTCTTCATCAGCGTCGGCCTGTTGATCTCCATCCTCGGCAACTATCTTTCATGGTCGCTCCTGGCGGCCGAGGTGCTGCATTCGGCGGCCAGGAACCAGACCATGCCGGCATTCCTCGCGCGCGAGAACGCCAACGAGGCGCCGGCCGCCGCGCTCTGGCTGACCAACATCGTCATCCAGGTTCTCCTGCTGGTGACCTGGTTCGCGGAGTACGCGTTCACGCTCGCGCTGAAGATGACGAGCGCGATGACGCTCATTCCCTACCTGCTGGTCGCGGCCTACGGCCTCAAGCTCGCATGGACCGGCGAGACCTACGACGCCGATCCGCGCAGCGCGCAGAGCGTCGACCGGGTGCGCGGCGCGATCGCGACGGCGTACGCCATGGGCATGCTCTACGCGGGCGGCCTGAAGTTCCTGCTGCTCTCGGCGGTGCTGTACGCGCCCGGCACCGTGCTTTACTTTCTCGTGCGTCGGGAGCAGAAGGCCCGGATCTTCACGCCGCCCGAGATGTTCGTCTTCGCCGCACTGGTGCTTGCCGCGATCGCAGCCCTGTTCGCACTCGCCTCGGGTGCCATCACGGTGTAG
- a CDS encoding RidA family protein, with amino-acid sequence MKEIIDTGLPALKQPFSWAVKASGLLFTAHGPVRTDGSIDTGPIAQQARLTFANLQRAVEAAGGTLADVTQVLIYMTDVKDMPAIDEVYREFFEAPYPNRSSMGVAGLVVPGMKIEIVAYAAIG; translated from the coding sequence ATGAAGGAAATCATCGACACCGGCCTGCCAGCGCTCAAGCAGCCGTTCTCATGGGCCGTGAAGGCGTCCGGCCTGCTGTTCACTGCGCACGGCCCGGTGCGCACGGACGGCAGCATCGACACCGGCCCGATCGCGCAGCAGGCTCGCCTGACCTTCGCCAACCTCCAGCGCGCGGTCGAGGCGGCGGGCGGCACCCTCGCCGATGTCACCCAGGTGCTGATCTACATGACCGACGTGAAGGACATGCCGGCCATCGACGAGGTCTACCGCGAGTTCTTCGAGGCGCCCTATCCGAACCGCTCCAGCATGGGCGTCGCGGGCCTCGTGGTGCCCGGCATGAAGATCGAGATCGTTGCCTACGCGGCGATCGGCTGA
- a CDS encoding alpha/beta hydrolase has protein sequence MTALSLEDREREYSPSSCIGGDYAPFLRAYAELSAAALAGRAVQRDLPYGDCPTQRLDLFVPPASGADAPLPPLLVFIHGGYWQELSKASSLFGAPGAQGAGFAYAAIDYTLAPHASIGAIAIECRNALRWLHAHGAALGFDPSRILVAGSSAGAHLAAMCCVRGWTEDHDLPAGLPAAGVLVSGVYELEPLIGTSIDKALSLTPRDAARWSPMRLPLDSFPPTVVCWGEIETDEFERQSRAFADALAVAGAPRPELFEVPARNHFDVILDLSERGTLLGDATLRILESLRDRSP, from the coding sequence ATGACGGCGCTTTCCCTCGAGGACCGCGAGCGCGAGTACTCGCCGAGCTCGTGCATCGGCGGCGACTACGCGCCGTTCCTGCGCGCCTATGCCGAGCTGAGCGCGGCGGCGCTCGCGGGCCGCGCGGTGCAGCGCGATCTGCCCTACGGCGACTGCCCGACCCAGCGGCTCGATCTCTTCGTGCCGCCGGCCAGCGGGGCCGATGCGCCGCTGCCACCGCTGCTCGTCTTCATCCACGGCGGCTATTGGCAGGAGCTGTCGAAGGCGAGCTCGCTGTTCGGTGCACCCGGCGCCCAGGGCGCGGGCTTCGCCTACGCGGCCATCGACTACACGCTCGCGCCGCACGCGAGCATCGGCGCGATCGCGATCGAATGCCGGAACGCGCTGCGCTGGCTGCACGCGCACGGCGCGGCGCTGGGCTTCGATCCGTCGCGCATCCTCGTGGCCGGCAGTTCCGCGGGCGCTCACCTCGCCGCCATGTGCTGCGTGCGCGGCTGGACCGAGGACCACGACCTGCCCGCCGGCCTGCCCGCCGCCGGCGTGCTGGTGTCGGGCGTGTACGAACTCGAACCGCTGATCGGCACGTCGATCGACAAGGCGCTCTCGCTCACGCCGCGCGATGCCGCGAGGTGGAGCCCGATGCGCCTGCCGCTGGACTCATTCCCGCCGACCGTGGTCTGCTGGGGCGAGATCGAGACCGACGAATTCGAGCGCCAGAGCCGCGCCTTCGCCGATGCGCTCGCCGTCGCGGGCGCGCCCCGGCCCGAGCTGTTCGAAGTCCCGGCGCGCAACCATTTCGACGTCATCCTCGATCTGTCGGAGCGCGGCACGCTGCTCGGCGATGCCACGCTCCGGATCCTCGAGTCATTGCGAGACCGCAGCCCATGA
- the kynA gene encoding tryptophan 2,3-dioxygenase, whose product MSATQAGGSTPENIVREEKAQLDFSRSMSYGDYLHLDQILNAQKPLSPAHDEMLFIVQHQTSELWMKLMLHELGAALRCIAGDELDAAFKMLARVSRIMEQLVHAWDVLATMTPPEYTAMRPYLGASSGFQSYQYRCIEFSLGNKNPAMLKPHEHRNDLLERVRIAYESPSLYDESLRLLARRGLAIPATHCERDWTAPYVASDEVTNAWLEVYRDPRTHWDLYQLAEELVDLEDAFRLWRFRHVTTVERVIGFKRGTGGTGGVSYLRKMLDVVLFPELWRVRTEL is encoded by the coding sequence ATGAGCGCGACGCAAGCCGGCGGCTCCACGCCCGAGAACATCGTCCGCGAGGAGAAGGCGCAGCTCGACTTCAGCCGTTCGATGAGCTACGGCGACTACCTGCATCTGGACCAGATCCTCAACGCGCAGAAGCCGCTGTCGCCGGCGCACGATGAAATGCTCTTCATCGTGCAGCACCAGACCAGCGAGCTGTGGATGAAGCTCATGCTGCACGAGCTGGGCGCCGCGCTGCGCTGCATCGCGGGCGACGAGCTCGATGCCGCATTCAAGATGCTCGCGCGCGTCTCGCGCATCATGGAGCAGCTCGTGCACGCCTGGGACGTGCTCGCCACCATGACGCCGCCCGAGTACACCGCGATGCGCCCGTACCTCGGCGCATCGAGCGGCTTCCAGAGCTACCAGTACCGCTGCATCGAGTTCTCGCTGGGCAACAAGAACCCGGCGATGCTCAAGCCCCACGAGCACCGCAACGACCTGCTCGAGCGCGTACGCATCGCCTACGAGTCGCCGTCGCTGTACGACGAATCGCTGCGGCTCCTGGCGCGGCGCGGACTCGCGATCCCGGCCACGCACTGCGAGCGCGACTGGACCGCGCCCTACGTGGCGAGCGACGAGGTGACGAACGCATGGCTCGAGGTCTACCGCGATCCGCGCACGCACTGGGACCTCTACCAGCTCGCCGAGGAACTGGTCGACCTCGAGGACGCTTTCAGGCTCTGGCGCTTCCGCCACGTCACGACGGTGGAGCGCGTCATCGGCTTCAAGCGCGGCACCGGCGGCACCGGCGGCGTGAGCTATCTGCGCAAGATGCTCGACGTGGTGCTGTTCCCCGAACTCTGGCGCGTGCGCACCGAGCTTTGA
- a CDS encoding amino acid aminotransferase yields MFDHVPVYGGDPILSLMESFQKDPRPQKVSLSIGVYFDNEGRLPVMSSVRKAETAMLQELGPRPYLPMEGLADFRSGVQRLLFGAEHEAVKSGRIATLQTLGGSGGLKVGADFLRRYFPASGIWVSDPTWENHHAIFDGAGIEVKTYPYYDAKTGGLRFDDMLTALQGLPKRSIVLLHASCHNPTGVDLSTAQWQTLIPLLRERELIPFIDIAYQGFGDGLDEDAFAVRAMVDAGLQFFVANSFSKNFSLYGERCGGLSVVCANRDAADVVLGQLKATVRRNYSTPPTHGGRIVARVLQNPALFAEWAGETAEMRKRIRAMRERLHAVLSDKFQGQRNFDYFLTQRGMFSYTGLNEAQVDRLREEHGVYLVRSGRLCVSGLTTGNVDHVAEAIAAVLG; encoded by the coding sequence CTGTTCGATCACGTTCCCGTCTATGGCGGCGACCCCATCCTGTCCCTGATGGAATCGTTCCAGAAGGACCCGCGACCCCAGAAGGTCAGCCTCAGCATCGGCGTCTACTTCGACAACGAAGGCCGGCTGCCGGTGATGTCGTCCGTGCGCAAGGCCGAGACTGCGATGCTGCAGGAGCTGGGCCCGCGCCCGTACTTGCCGATGGAAGGCCTGGCGGACTTCCGCAGCGGCGTGCAGCGCCTGCTGTTCGGCGCCGAGCATGAAGCCGTGAAGAGCGGCCGCATCGCGACCCTGCAGACCCTGGGCGGCTCGGGCGGCCTCAAGGTCGGCGCGGACTTCCTGCGCCGCTACTTCCCCGCAAGCGGCATCTGGGTCAGCGACCCGACCTGGGAGAACCACCACGCCATCTTCGATGGCGCGGGCATCGAGGTGAAGACCTATCCCTACTACGACGCGAAGACCGGCGGCCTGCGGTTCGACGACATGCTGACCGCGCTGCAGGGGCTGCCCAAGCGCAGCATCGTGCTGCTGCACGCGAGCTGCCACAACCCGACCGGCGTCGACCTCAGCACCGCGCAATGGCAGACCCTGATCCCGCTGCTGCGCGAGCGCGAGCTGATCCCCTTCATCGACATCGCCTACCAGGGCTTCGGCGACGGCCTCGACGAGGATGCCTTCGCGGTGCGCGCGATGGTGGATGCGGGCCTGCAGTTCTTCGTCGCCAATTCGTTCTCGAAGAACTTCTCGCTGTACGGCGAGCGCTGCGGCGGCCTGAGCGTGGTGTGCGCGAACCGTGACGCCGCCGATGTGGTGCTCGGCCAGCTCAAGGCCACGGTGCGCCGCAACTACTCCACGCCGCCGACGCACGGCGGGCGCATCGTCGCGCGCGTGCTGCAGAACCCCGCGCTGTTCGCCGAATGGGCGGGCGAGACGGCGGAAATGCGCAAGCGCATCCGCGCCATGCGCGAGCGCCTGCATGCGGTGCTCAGCGACAAGTTCCAGGGACAGCGCAACTTCGACTACTTCCTCACGCAGCGCGGCATGTTCAGCTACACCGGCCTGAACGAAGCGCAGGTCGATCGCCTGCGCGAAGAGCACGGCGTGTACCTCGTGCGCTCCGGCCGCCTCTGCGTGTCGGGCCTGACGACCGGCAACGTGGACCACGTGGCCGAGGCCATCGCTGCCGTGCTGGGTTGA
- a CDS encoding Lrp/AsnC family transcriptional regulator: MPVDLDNTDRQLLSALQQNARLTTGELAQMTGLSQSPCWRRIRRLEESGLIDGYHARLDRRALGYGVVAFVSISIDFQNEARSTEFVEAVRAIPQVVMFHGITGSADFLLMVIAKDLDAYSELLQSKLHRLPGVRHVQTSFSLQEFKRFDDVPIPAAAGALP; the protein is encoded by the coding sequence ATGCCCGTCGATCTGGACAACACCGACCGCCAGCTCCTGTCGGCGCTGCAGCAGAACGCCCGGCTGACCACCGGCGAACTGGCGCAGATGACGGGCCTGTCGCAATCCCCCTGCTGGCGGCGGATTCGCCGGCTGGAGGAGTCGGGCCTGATCGACGGCTATCACGCCCGGCTCGACCGGCGGGCGCTCGGCTACGGAGTGGTCGCGTTCGTGAGCATCAGCATCGATTTCCAGAACGAGGCGCGCTCCACCGAGTTCGTCGAAGCCGTGCGCGCCATCCCGCAGGTCGTGATGTTCCACGGCATCACCGGGTCGGCGGACTTCCTGCTGATGGTGATCGCGAAGGACCTCGACGCCTATTCGGAGCTGCTCCAGAGCAAGCTGCACCGGCTGCCCGGCGTGCGACACGTGCAGACGAGCTTCTCGCTGCAGGAATTCAAGCGCTTCGACGACGTGCCGATCCCGGCGGCCGCGGGCGCACTTCCATAA
- a CDS encoding Bug family tripartite tricarboxylate transporter substrate binding protein yields the protein MRSIHRVGAAAALAAALFTTASAQAEPAWPTKPIRMIVPFSAGGANDLMARAAAEGASKALGRPIIVENKPGGGTTLGADLVAKSAPDGYTFLISAAGVISNSMIKKTMPYKDADLTPVAMIGLAPSVVLVPADAPYKDLKEFIAASKKGEGFHWATAGTGSTPHFVSGVLQTKYGAKLDIIPYKSGSESINAVLAKQVDATSEASIVALPFVKSGKLKALADTWTSRISAYPELSTAAEQGFGDLRIAHWAGVHAPKGTPPAILDKMAAAVDAAMKTPDIANRLKAVGIEPIGGTRASFNKFVDEERARLGDVVKATGMKDE from the coding sequence ATGAGATCGATCCATCGCGTCGGCGCAGCAGCCGCACTGGCCGCTGCCCTGTTCACCACCGCCTCTGCGCAGGCCGAGCCGGCCTGGCCGACGAAGCCGATCCGCATGATCGTCCCGTTCTCGGCCGGCGGCGCCAACGACCTGATGGCGCGTGCGGCCGCAGAGGGCGCCTCCAAGGCGCTCGGGCGGCCGATCATCGTCGAGAACAAGCCGGGTGGCGGCACCACGCTCGGGGCCGACCTGGTGGCCAAGTCGGCGCCGGACGGCTACACCTTCCTGATCAGCGCGGCCGGCGTGATTTCCAACAGCATGATCAAGAAGACCATGCCGTACAAGGATGCCGACCTCACGCCGGTGGCCATGATCGGCCTGGCACCCTCGGTGGTGCTGGTGCCGGCCGATGCACCCTACAAGGACCTGAAGGAATTCATCGCGGCATCGAAGAAGGGCGAAGGCTTCCATTGGGCCACGGCCGGCACCGGCAGCACGCCGCATTTCGTTTCGGGCGTGCTTCAGACGAAGTACGGCGCCAAGCTCGACATCATTCCGTACAAGAGCGGCTCGGAATCGATCAACGCGGTGCTCGCAAAGCAGGTCGATGCCACTTCCGAGGCCAGCATCGTCGCATTGCCTTTCGTCAAGAGCGGAAAGCTCAAGGCGCTGGCCGATACCTGGACTTCACGCATCTCGGCCTATCCTGAACTTTCGACGGCCGCCGAGCAGGGCTTCGGTGATCTGCGCATCGCCCACTGGGCGGGCGTGCACGCGCCCAAGGGCACGCCGCCGGCGATCCTCGACAAGATGGCCGCGGCCGTCGATGCCGCGATGAAGACGCCGGACATCGCAAACCGGCTGAAGGCAGTGGGCATCGAGCCGATCGGCGGCACGCGCGCCTCGTTCAACAAGTTCGTCGACGAAGAGCGCGCGCGCCTCGGGGACGTGGTCAAGGCCACGGGAATGAAGGACGAATGA
- a CDS encoding isocitrate lyase/PEP mutase family protein has product MSEQHPGTALRREVSARRGMLVPGAANALAARVIEELGFDAVYLSGAGLSNTFYGLPDLGFVGLADLAQHTAAIRDAVALPIIVDADTGFGNALNVRHSVRTLERAGANAIQLEDQASPKKCGHFEGKSLVSSQEMVGKVKAAVDARLHPDFLVIARTDAAAVEGLDAALARAAAFAEAGADITFVEAPENLHALQRIARELACPQVVNVVIGGKTPTLDAAEFGAMGFGLVLYANAALQGAVRGMTRALTGLRDGGRLDESAGLVATFAERQALVRKDAFDALERRYA; this is encoded by the coding sequence ATGAGCGAGCAGCATCCGGGAACCGCGCTGCGCCGCGAGGTCTCGGCGCGGCGCGGCATGCTCGTGCCGGGCGCGGCGAACGCGCTGGCGGCGCGCGTGATCGAGGAACTCGGCTTCGATGCGGTCTACCTGAGCGGAGCCGGCCTCAGCAACACGTTCTATGGCCTGCCGGATCTTGGCTTCGTCGGCCTCGCCGATCTGGCGCAGCACACGGCGGCCATCCGCGATGCCGTGGCCTTGCCGATCATCGTCGACGCCGACACCGGCTTCGGCAATGCGCTGAATGTGCGGCACAGCGTGCGCACGCTGGAGCGCGCCGGCGCCAACGCGATCCAGCTCGAAGACCAGGCGAGCCCGAAGAAATGCGGCCACTTCGAAGGCAAGTCGCTCGTCAGCTCGCAGGAAATGGTGGGGAAGGTCAAGGCCGCGGTGGATGCCCGCCTGCACCCCGACTTCCTCGTGATCGCGCGTACCGACGCGGCGGCGGTCGAGGGCCTCGATGCAGCGCTGGCGCGCGCCGCGGCCTTCGCCGAGGCGGGTGCCGACATCACATTCGTCGAAGCGCCCGAAAATTTGCACGCGCTGCAGCGCATCGCGCGCGAGCTGGCCTGCCCGCAGGTGGTCAACGTGGTGATCGGCGGCAAGACGCCGACGCTCGATGCGGCCGAGTTCGGCGCCATGGGCTTCGGCCTGGTGCTGTATGCCAACGCCGCGCTGCAAGGCGCGGTCCGCGGCATGACGCGGGCATTGACGGGTCTGCGTGATGGCGGCCGGCTCGACGAGTCGGCCGGACTCGTCGCCACGTTTGCCGAGCGCCAGGCACTCGTGCGCAAGGACGCGTTCGATGCACTCGAGCGACGCTATGCCTGA
- a CDS encoding amidohydrolase family protein — translation MPEPKEAAITAVDSHAHVFVRGLPLAPKPRHAPDYDATLDDYLALLDGHGLSHAVLVQPSFLGTDNSFLIEALRAHPSRLRGVAVVEPSIGDDALRALDQAGICGIRLNLVGLPIPELESPPWRDLLARVRALDWHVELHLESQHLQRAAEPVLEAGCKLVVDHFGRPAKADEVPAAWLAAAAADGRTWVKLSGAYRNWCDPSGPQARAMATRLLGMLGAGRLLWGSDWPHTQHRDQVDYRAALAALADWVPDADTRHRILADNPAQLFRFSVGDPS, via the coding sequence ATGCCTGAGCCGAAGGAGGCGGCGATCACTGCCGTCGACAGCCACGCCCATGTCTTCGTTCGCGGCCTGCCGCTCGCACCGAAGCCGCGTCACGCGCCCGACTATGACGCCACCTTGGACGACTACCTCGCATTGCTCGACGGACACGGCCTGTCGCACGCCGTGCTGGTGCAGCCAAGCTTCCTGGGCACCGACAACAGCTTCCTCATCGAGGCGCTGCGCGCGCATCCCTCGCGCCTGCGCGGTGTGGCCGTGGTCGAGCCCTCGATCGGCGACGATGCGTTGCGCGCCCTGGACCAAGCGGGCATCTGCGGAATCCGGCTGAACCTTGTCGGACTTCCGATCCCGGAACTCGAAAGCCCACCGTGGCGCGATCTGCTGGCGCGTGTTCGCGCACTCGACTGGCACGTGGAGCTGCATCTCGAATCGCAGCACCTCCAGCGGGCGGCGGAGCCGGTCCTCGAGGCCGGCTGCAAGCTCGTCGTCGACCATTTCGGCCGTCCCGCGAAGGCCGATGAAGTTCCCGCCGCCTGGCTGGCGGCGGCCGCCGCCGACGGGCGCACCTGGGTCAAGCTCTCGGGCGCCTACCGCAATTGGTGCGACCCAAGCGGACCGCAGGCACGCGCGATGGCCACCCGCCTGCTGGGCATGCTGGGCGCCGGGCGCCTGCTCTGGGGCAGCGACTGGCCGCACACCCAGCATCGTGATCAAGTGGACTATCGCGCCGCGCTGGCCGCGCTGGCCGACTGGGTGCCCGACGCAGACACCCGCCATCGCATCCTGGCCGACAACCCGGCGCAGCTTTTCAGGTTTTCCGTTGGAGACCCCTCATGA
- a CDS encoding tripartite tricarboxylate transporter substrate binding protein, with translation MRLSPAPWRNGFRALIVGATLLVSAIAAQAQGWPSRPIRLVVSYPPGGTVDAVARIIAPPLSARLGQPVVVDNRGGAGGAIGGDLVAKSPPDGYTVLLDASNHAQNPALRSKMPFDTLRDLAPVSLLIKVPNVLVVHPSAPIRSVQDLIAQAKAKPGEINFASSGNGSAQHLAAEQFDAMAGVRMTHVPYKGGGPALADVMAGQVPVFFGSLASSLPYIQVGKLRPLAVTGKARSAVLPQLPTIAESGLPGYEVYEWNAVFVPTGTPAAVTARLSKELVAVLNEPDVRKRLEATGAEVIGSNSAELDAFRRAEMAKWRKLAQDNRIQMD, from the coding sequence ATGAGACTTTCCCCTGCGCCGTGGCGCAACGGATTCCGCGCCCTGATCGTCGGCGCAACCCTGCTCGTATCCGCCATCGCCGCACAGGCGCAGGGCTGGCCTTCGCGGCCGATACGCCTCGTCGTCAGCTACCCGCCGGGCGGCACGGTCGACGCCGTGGCCCGGATCATCGCGCCGCCGCTGTCGGCGCGGCTCGGGCAACCCGTCGTGGTGGACAACCGTGGCGGGGCGGGCGGCGCCATCGGCGGCGACCTGGTGGCCAAGAGCCCGCCGGACGGCTACACCGTGCTGCTCGATGCTTCAAATCACGCCCAGAACCCCGCCTTGCGCAGCAAGATGCCTTTCGACACGCTGCGCGATCTCGCACCGGTCTCGCTGCTGATCAAGGTGCCCAACGTGCTCGTGGTGCACCCGTCGGCGCCGATCCGATCCGTGCAGGACCTCATCGCCCAAGCCAAGGCCAAGCCGGGCGAGATCAACTTCGCCTCATCCGGCAACGGTTCGGCCCAGCATCTGGCGGCCGAGCAGTTCGACGCGATGGCGGGCGTGCGCATGACCCATGTCCCTTACAAGGGCGGTGGCCCGGCACTCGCCGACGTGATGGCCGGACAGGTGCCGGTCTTCTTCGGCAGCCTGGCCTCGAGCCTGCCCTACATCCAGGTTGGCAAGCTGCGGCCGCTCGCGGTGACGGGCAAGGCACGTTCGGCGGTGCTGCCGCAATTGCCGACCATCGCGGAGTCCGGGCTGCCGGGCTACGAGGTTTACGAGTGGAACGCCGTCTTCGTGCCGACCGGGACACCCGCGGCGGTAACCGCTCGCCTGTCGAAAGAACTGGTCGCGGTACTGAACGAACCGGACGTCCGCAAGCGGCTGGAGGCCACCGGCGCCGAGGTCATCGGCTCGAATTCGGCCGAGCTCGACGCGTTCCGCCGCGCCGAGATGGCCAAGTGGCGCAAGCTCGCGCAGGACAACAGGATCCAGATGGACTAG
- a CDS encoding LysR family transcriptional regulator — protein sequence MDTRQMRCVVAIAETGSLTGAAQRLGFAQPALTQTLNRLEAELGTKLFVRNRRGAALTEAGLAIIDDLRASLAHADAANERARALGAGRAGRLTVGFVTHAVYEVMPRALRRLRAEHPQVDVVLKEMSNAEQVDALEGGRIDIALLHPPVSVTARVHERRLGEERMVVALPVHYDLPTDGRVSMAQVAAHGLVWFPAAQMPALRTALLGTFRSAGYDLRVVQDANRTLTVLACVAAGLGWSLLPSSVRALRHEGVRYAELSDGDDLPAFELSALWLARSRPTFADIFATMLGA from the coding sequence ATGGACACCCGTCAAATGCGTTGTGTCGTGGCGATTGCAGAGACCGGTAGCCTGACCGGCGCCGCGCAGCGCCTGGGTTTCGCGCAGCCGGCCTTGACGCAGACACTCAATCGCCTCGAAGCCGAGCTCGGCACGAAGCTGTTCGTGCGCAACCGCCGTGGCGCCGCGCTGACCGAGGCGGGTCTCGCGATCATTGACGACCTGCGCGCCAGCCTGGCCCATGCGGACGCGGCGAACGAACGCGCGCGAGCGCTCGGGGCCGGCCGGGCCGGACGACTGACCGTCGGCTTCGTCACGCATGCCGTGTACGAGGTCATGCCGCGGGCGCTGCGGCGACTGCGCGCGGAGCATCCGCAAGTCGACGTCGTGCTGAAAGAGATGAGCAATGCCGAGCAGGTCGACGCGCTCGAGGGCGGACGCATCGACATTGCGTTGCTGCATCCACCGGTGTCGGTCACGGCCCGGGTGCATGAGCGGCGGCTCGGCGAGGAGCGAATGGTGGTGGCGCTGCCGGTGCACTACGACCTTCCGACGGATGGCCGCGTGTCGATGGCACAGGTGGCGGCGCATGGATTGGTCTGGTTTCCGGCGGCGCAGATGCCGGCGCTGCGAACCGCGCTCCTGGGAACCTTTCGCAGCGCGGGGTACGACTTGCGCGTGGTGCAGGACGCGAACCGCACGCTGACGGTACTGGCCTGCGTGGCAGCCGGTCTGGGCTGGTCCCTGTTGCCGAGCTCGGTGCGTGCACTGCGGCACGAGGGCGTGCGCTATGCAGAGCTCAGCGACGGCGACGACCTCCCCGCTTTCGAGTTGTCCGCGCTGTGGCTCGCGCGATCACGCCCGACATTCGCGGACATCTTCGCGACGATGCTGGGAGCCTAG